From Mycobacterium lacus, one genomic window encodes:
- the mtr gene encoding mycothione reductase, with product METYDIAIIGTGSGNSILDERYARKRVAICEQGAFGGTCLNVGCIPTKMFVYAAEVAKTIRNAARYGVDARIDRVRWDDIVSRVFGRIDPIALSGEDYRRSAPNIDVYRQHTRFGPVQADGRYLLRTDAGEEFTAEQVVIAAGSRPVIPPAILTSGVDYHTSDTVMRIAELPEHVVIIGSGFVAAEFAHVFSALGVRVTIVIRGGCLLRHCDDTICERFTRIAATKWELHTHRNVVNARNRDPGIALELDDGGVLNADLLLVATGRVSNADLLDAEQAGIEVEDGRVLVDEYQRTSARGVFALGDVSSPYLLKHVANHEARVVARNLLCDWDDTGSMAATDHRYVPAAVFTDPQLAAVGLTENQAIARGFDISVAIQDYGDVAYGWAMEDTTGIVKLIADRASGCLIGAHIMGYQASSIIQPLIQAMSFGLTAAEMARGQYWIHPALPEVVENALLGLR from the coding sequence ATGGAAACCTACGACATCGCGATCATCGGAACCGGTTCGGGCAATAGCATTCTCGACGAGCGCTACGCGCGCAAACGGGTGGCGATATGCGAGCAGGGCGCCTTCGGTGGCACCTGCCTCAATGTCGGGTGCATCCCGACCAAGATGTTCGTCTACGCCGCCGAAGTCGCCAAAACCATTAGGAACGCGGCCCGTTACGGCGTCGACGCCCGCATCGACCGGGTGCGGTGGGACGACATCGTGTCGCGCGTCTTCGGGCGGATCGATCCCATCGCGCTCAGCGGCGAGGACTATCGACGCTCCGCGCCCAACATCGACGTGTACCGCCAGCACACGCGATTCGGGCCGGTTCAGGCGGACGGGCGCTATTTGTTGCGCACCGACGCCGGCGAAGAATTCACCGCCGAACAGGTGGTGATCGCGGCGGGCTCACGGCCGGTGATTCCGCCGGCCATCCTCACATCGGGGGTCGACTATCACACCAGCGACACCGTGATGCGGATCGCCGAGCTGCCCGAGCACGTGGTGATCATCGGAAGCGGCTTCGTGGCAGCCGAATTCGCACACGTCTTCTCCGCGCTCGGGGTGCGGGTCACCATCGTCATCCGGGGCGGCTGCTTGCTGCGGCATTGCGACGACACCATTTGCGAACGGTTCACCCGCATCGCGGCAACCAAGTGGGAGCTGCACACCCACCGCAACGTCGTGAACGCGCGAAACCGTGACCCCGGCATAGCCCTGGAGCTCGACGACGGCGGCGTCCTCAACGCCGACCTGCTGCTGGTGGCGACCGGGCGGGTGTCCAACGCCGATCTCCTGGACGCCGAGCAGGCCGGCATCGAGGTCGAGGACGGTCGAGTGCTGGTTGATGAATACCAACGGACTTCGGCGCGTGGCGTTTTCGCGCTCGGCGACGTCTCCTCGCCGTATCTGCTCAAGCACGTCGCCAACCATGAGGCCCGCGTCGTCGCGCGCAACCTGCTGTGCGACTGGGACGACACGGGATCGATGGCCGCGACCGACCACCGCTATGTTCCGGCGGCGGTGTTCACCGATCCCCAGCTCGCCGCCGTCGGGTTGACCGAAAACCAGGCAATCGCACGGGGTTTCGATATCTCCGTGGCGATACAGGATTACGGCGATGTCGCCTACGGCTGGGCCATGGAGGACACCACTGGAATCGTCAAGCTCATCGCCGATCGCGCCAGCGGATGCCTGATCGGCGCGCACATCATGGGCTACCAGGCGTCCTCGATCATCCAGCCGTTGATCCAGGCGATGAGCTTCGGGCTGACGGCCGCCGAAATGGCGCGCGGACAGTACTGGATACACCCGGCGCTGCCCGAGGTCGTCGAAAACGCGCTACTGGGTCTGCGCTGA
- a CDS encoding Fur family transcriptional regulator, whose protein sequence is MTRKPSGLDPAVTERIGEFLRARGLRRMASRIQVLAVLEPVNGHLSVAEIHRRLPECVPPGAPVPDLATIYRTVTTLVGQGVLHTLTLDGGVTTYGLATAPHHHAVCTQCGAIIEVPARQLTSALEHAMAGSSFALSERAGLTLRGLCPQCQDSALDLDDPTDPRPLKRRDPRQRRR, encoded by the coding sequence GTGACACGCAAGCCGTCGGGGCTGGACCCGGCGGTCACCGAACGGATCGGCGAATTCCTGCGCGCCCGTGGATTGCGGCGCATGGCGTCGCGGATCCAGGTGTTGGCGGTGCTCGAGCCGGTCAACGGGCATTTGTCGGTGGCCGAGATCCATCGGCGGCTGCCGGAGTGCGTGCCGCCCGGCGCACCGGTGCCCGACCTGGCGACGATCTACCGCACGGTGACCACGTTGGTCGGCCAGGGGGTGTTGCACACGTTGACCCTCGACGGCGGGGTTACCACCTATGGGCTCGCCACCGCCCCACATCACCACGCGGTGTGCACCCAGTGCGGTGCGATCATCGAGGTACCCGCGCGGCAGCTGACCTCGGCGCTGGAGCACGCGATGGCGGGCAGCTCGTTCGCGCTGTCGGAGCGGGCCGGGCTGACGCTGCGTGGCCTTTGCCCGCAGTGCCAGGACAGCGCGCTGGATCTTGACGACCCGACCGACCCGCGTCCGCTCAAGCGGCGCGACCCGCGGCAGCGTCGACGTTGA
- the nicT gene encoding Nickel transporter NicT: MADSALDLRLSWWSRLLTPSEWRRLAAMLAVIVALHLVGWITLVFLVEPARFAVGGKVFGVGIGLTAYTLGMRHAFDADHIAAIDNTTRKLMSDGHRPLAVGFFFSLGHSTVVFGLAVLLATGIKAIIGPVADDSSTLHHYTTLIGTGVSGVFLYLIAVLNVVVLVGILRVFVRLRRGHYDPQKDGAELEQQLDKALRRGLLNRILRRLTRSITKSWHMYPVGLLFGLGFDTATEIALLVLAGTSAAAGLPWYAILCLPLLFTVGMCLLDTIDGSFMNFAYGWALSKPVRKIFYNITITGLSVGVALLIGSVELLGLFAGQFGWRGAFWDWVGALDLNAAGFFVVGMFVITWAVAVLVWRYGRIEEKWAPAADSAN; the protein is encoded by the coding sequence ATGGCCGACAGCGCGCTCGACTTGCGGCTGTCATGGTGGTCTAGGCTGCTGACACCATCGGAGTGGCGGCGCCTCGCGGCGATGTTGGCGGTCATCGTCGCGCTGCACCTGGTTGGTTGGATCACGCTGGTCTTTCTCGTGGAGCCGGCGCGATTCGCCGTGGGCGGCAAGGTATTTGGCGTCGGCATCGGGCTGACCGCCTACACCCTGGGCATGCGGCACGCGTTCGACGCCGACCACATTGCCGCCATCGACAACACCACCCGCAAGCTGATGAGCGACGGGCATCGCCCCCTCGCCGTCGGATTCTTCTTCTCGCTGGGCCACTCCACCGTGGTCTTCGGGCTCGCGGTGCTGCTGGCAACCGGAATCAAAGCCATCATCGGCCCGGTCGCCGACGACTCCTCGACGCTGCACCACTACACGACGCTGATCGGCACCGGCGTCTCAGGGGTGTTTCTGTATCTGATCGCCGTCCTCAACGTCGTGGTCTTGGTTGGGATCCTGAGGGTGTTCGTGCGACTGCGCCGAGGGCACTACGACCCACAAAAAGACGGAGCCGAGCTGGAACAGCAGTTGGACAAGGCTCTCCGGCGCGGGCTGCTCAACCGAATTCTGCGCCGCCTCACCCGGTCGATCACCAAGTCCTGGCACATGTATCCGGTCGGATTGTTGTTCGGGCTCGGATTCGACACCGCCACCGAGATCGCGCTGCTGGTCCTGGCGGGCACCAGCGCGGCGGCCGGGTTGCCCTGGTATGCCATCCTGTGTCTGCCCCTGCTGTTCACCGTCGGCATGTGCCTGCTGGACACCATCGACGGCTCGTTCATGAACTTCGCTTACGGCTGGGCGCTTTCCAAGCCGGTGCGCAAGATCTTCTACAACATCACCATCACCGGGCTATCGGTGGGCGTGGCGCTGCTGATCGGCAGCGTCGAATTGCTCGGCCTGTTCGCCGGCCAGTTCGGCTGGCGCGGAGCGTTCTGGGACTGGGTCGGCGCGCTCGACCTCAACGCCGCCGGCTTCTTTGTCGTTGGGATGTTCGTGATCACGTGGGCCGTCGCCGTGCTCGTCTGGCGCTACGGTCGCATTGAAGAAAAGTGGGCCCCAGCGGCCGACAGCGCGAACTGA
- a CDS encoding hydrogenase maturation nickel metallochaperone HypA: MHELSLCEAIAGVVKTHAHGRHVDVVRVRVGALRQVVPESLSFCWTLVRDSENMPDAELELECVTAEVRCRACGRRSEITSAWSIWCPGCDSSDVEVLRGNEFLVTSLDVS; encoded by the coding sequence ATGCATGAGCTGTCCCTGTGCGAAGCGATCGCCGGTGTGGTCAAAACGCATGCCCACGGTCGCCACGTCGACGTGGTCCGGGTCCGGGTCGGCGCGCTTCGGCAGGTGGTCCCGGAATCGTTGTCGTTCTGCTGGACACTGGTCCGGGACTCGGAGAACATGCCGGATGCGGAACTGGAGCTCGAGTGCGTCACCGCCGAGGTGCGCTGCCGTGCGTGCGGTAGACGGTCGGAGATCACCTCGGCCTGGTCGATCTGGTGCCCTGGGTGTGACAGTTCCGACGTCGAGGTGCTACGCGGCAACGAATTCCTGGTGACGTCGCTGGACGTCTCGTGA
- the hypB gene encoding hydrogenase nickel incorporation protein HypB, which yields MGRFHRHDDGTVHTHEHGDHSSYETGPQRVDVLEGIFAENDIRANLNRAVFESHGIRALNLMSSPGSGKTTVLQATLDELAGEFAIGVIEGDIATDLDAAKLSGRGAQVSLLNTSNGFGGECHLDAPMVNRALPGLDLPSLDLVIIENVGNLVCPAEFDVGEHAKAMVYSITEGEDKPLKYPVMFRSVDVVLLNKIDLVPYLDADVGAYIAHVREVNAAATILPVSARTGAGMGAWFGWLRRFAAGPAD from the coding sequence GTGGGTAGGTTTCACCGGCACGACGACGGAACCGTGCACACCCATGAACACGGGGATCACAGTAGTTATGAGACCGGACCACAACGCGTCGACGTGTTGGAGGGGATCTTCGCCGAAAACGATATCCGGGCGAACCTCAACCGGGCGGTCTTCGAGAGCCACGGGATCCGCGCGCTCAACCTGATGAGCTCCCCGGGGTCGGGGAAGACGACCGTGCTGCAGGCCACGCTCGATGAGCTCGCCGGCGAGTTCGCCATCGGGGTCATCGAAGGCGACATCGCCACCGATCTGGATGCCGCCAAGCTCAGCGGTCGCGGTGCCCAGGTGTCGCTGCTCAACACGAGCAACGGCTTCGGCGGCGAATGCCACCTCGACGCGCCGATGGTCAACCGCGCCCTGCCGGGCCTGGACCTTCCCAGCCTGGACCTGGTGATCATCGAAAACGTCGGCAATCTGGTGTGCCCGGCGGAATTCGACGTCGGTGAGCACGCCAAGGCCATGGTCTACTCCATCACCGAAGGCGAGGACAAGCCACTGAAATATCCGGTGATGTTCCGATCGGTGGACGTCGTCCTGCTCAACAAGATCGACCTGGTGCCCTACCTGGATGCCGATGTCGGCGCCTACATCGCGCACGTCCGCGAGGTCAACGCGGCCGCCACGATCCTGCCGGTCTCCGCGCGCACCGGAGCCGGCATGGGCGCCTGGTTCGGCTGGCTGCGGCGGTTCGCGGCAGGTCCAGCCGATTGA
- a CDS encoding DUF6893 family small protein — protein sequence MDVLGWVLLAVIAIAVAAAVVIGPVSLPDARRYLKHRRM from the coding sequence ATGGATGTCTTGGGTTGGGTATTGCTGGCCGTCATCGCAATTGCCGTCGCGGCGGCGGTGGTGATTGGGCCGGTGTCCCTCCCGGACGCCCGCCGCTACCTCAAGCACCGACGCATGTAG
- a CDS encoding hydrogenase maturation protease: MAASILVAGIGNMFLGDDGFGSEVVRQTELLRDDTAVRVIDYGIRGMHLAHDLLEGWDTLILVDAVPNRGSPGTLHVFQADFQADQAYWPSATGMDAHSMDPATVFARLRALGGSPPYTVVVGCEVGSVEEGIGLSEPVARAVPRAVRAVEEIVAALQIPAGAASVRKEC; this comes from the coding sequence ATGGCAGCAAGCATCCTGGTGGCCGGAATCGGAAACATGTTTCTGGGCGACGACGGGTTCGGCTCGGAGGTGGTGCGACAGACCGAGCTCCTGCGGGACGACACGGCCGTGCGCGTCATCGACTACGGCATCCGCGGCATGCACCTGGCCCACGACCTGCTCGAGGGATGGGACACGCTGATCCTGGTCGACGCGGTACCCAATCGTGGCAGCCCGGGCACGTTGCACGTCTTCCAGGCCGATTTCCAAGCCGACCAAGCATATTGGCCCAGCGCGACGGGCATGGATGCGCACAGCATGGATCCGGCAACGGTATTCGCCCGACTGCGCGCGCTGGGGGGCAGTCCGCCGTATACGGTCGTCGTCGGATGCGAGGTGGGAAGCGTCGAGGAAGGAATCGGGCTCAGCGAGCCGGTGGCCAGAGCCGTCCCGCGCGCGGTGCGGGCCGTCGAGGAGATCGTCGCGGCGTTGCAAATCCCGGCGGGCGCGGCGTCGGTGCGAAAGGAGTGCTGA
- the hypF gene encoding carbamoyltransferase HypF, with the protein MTDVSLMLRAGPPCTQVRRRVTVTGVVQGVGFRPFVHRIASELGLAGFVGNDSGAVFLEVQGDRARVQEFGRRLRADAPPLARISAVSVTDVPIDTAEREFRIVASQAVTGAKTSKTAIPPDIAVCDDCVAELFDPHDRRYRHPFVTCTNCGPRFTIIRALPYDRASTTMSEFAMCERCAAEYHDPADRRFHAQPIACPDCGPSLWFRTDAARRIDGSDAALAATQRALAAGQVVAVKGIGGYHLACVVHDEAVVSALRVRKARGAKPFAVLVRDLAVARRYAYIDDAEAAVLSNPARPIVLLRRRPGSDTAPVADAVAPGSPLIGLMLPYSPIHHLLLAAVPGARGPVPDALVLTSANRSDEPICFTEEDAALRLPLLSDAVLDHDRVIHVPCDDSVVRVVDGRELPIRRSRGYAPLPIEIGYRGPAVLAVGGELKNTFCLTDGSRAYMSGHIGDMATWETLRAFERALGQLSELRGRPARLAADLHPGYHTRGWAERHADDRPVDLVQHHHAHVVSLLAEHGRIGEPIVGVSFDGTGYGSDRTIWGGEILALGHDSHRFVRVGHLLPVPLPGGDAAVRNPWRVALSALWMADIDWTPDLAPVAAATPDELRLTRSQLESGVGCVPCSSMGRLFDAVASLLGVRHRIDYEGQAAIELEALADSAPGRPGPSLPLTVRADGVIDPATLVQTLVSALRAGTPPVLLAAAFHRAVADAVAKVVGQVAGEVRLVGLTGGVFQNVLLLRACRERLRLAGFDVLTHHTVPPNDGGLALGQAVVGMLAGLGEAKR; encoded by the coding sequence ATGACCGACGTCTCCCTGATGTTGCGGGCCGGCCCACCCTGTACGCAGGTCCGCCGACGCGTCACGGTGACCGGTGTCGTCCAGGGGGTTGGCTTTCGCCCGTTCGTCCACCGCATCGCCAGCGAGCTGGGCCTGGCCGGATTCGTCGGAAACGATTCGGGCGCAGTCTTTCTCGAGGTGCAGGGAGACCGCGCACGGGTGCAGGAATTCGGTCGCCGGCTGCGCGCCGACGCCCCGCCGCTGGCGCGGATCAGCGCCGTCTCCGTCACCGACGTTCCCATCGACACCGCCGAACGCGAGTTCCGGATCGTGGCCAGCCAGGCCGTCACCGGTGCTAAGACTTCTAAAACCGCCATCCCCCCCGACATCGCGGTGTGCGACGACTGTGTCGCCGAGCTGTTCGACCCGCACGACCGGCGGTACCGCCACCCCTTCGTGACCTGTACCAACTGCGGGCCGCGGTTCACCATCATCCGCGCGTTGCCCTACGACCGTGCGTCCACCACCATGTCGGAGTTCGCCATGTGTGAGCGCTGCGCCGCCGAATACCACGATCCGGCCGATCGCCGGTTCCACGCCCAGCCCATCGCCTGCCCGGACTGCGGGCCATCGCTGTGGTTCCGGACGGATGCCGCGCGCCGCATCGACGGGTCGGACGCCGCACTCGCGGCCACCCAACGGGCCCTGGCCGCGGGTCAGGTGGTCGCCGTCAAGGGAATCGGCGGTTACCACCTGGCGTGCGTCGTGCACGACGAGGCGGTGGTGAGCGCGCTGCGGGTCCGAAAGGCGCGGGGCGCCAAGCCTTTCGCCGTGCTGGTCCGCGACCTGGCCGTGGCGCGGCGCTACGCCTACATCGACGACGCGGAGGCGGCGGTGCTGTCGAATCCCGCACGGCCGATCGTGTTGCTGCGCCGACGTCCCGGTAGCGACACCGCGCCCGTCGCCGACGCGGTCGCGCCCGGCAGCCCGCTGATCGGGCTGATGCTGCCGTACTCCCCCATCCATCACCTGCTGCTGGCGGCCGTGCCCGGTGCGCGCGGTCCGGTCCCCGACGCGCTGGTGCTCACCAGCGCCAACCGCTCCGACGAACCCATCTGTTTCACCGAAGAGGATGCCGCACTCAGGCTTCCATTGCTCAGTGATGCCGTCCTCGACCACGACCGGGTCATCCACGTGCCGTGTGACGACTCGGTGGTGCGCGTCGTTGACGGCCGGGAATTGCCGATCCGGCGTTCCCGCGGCTACGCGCCGTTGCCAATCGAGATCGGGTACCGGGGCCCGGCGGTCCTTGCGGTGGGCGGGGAGCTGAAGAACACCTTCTGCCTCACCGACGGGTCACGCGCCTACATGTCCGGGCACATCGGCGACATGGCCACCTGGGAGACGCTGCGCGCGTTCGAGCGCGCGCTCGGCCAGCTCAGCGAGTTACGGGGCCGGCCGGCGCGATTGGCCGCCGACCTGCATCCCGGGTATCACACCCGCGGCTGGGCGGAGCGCCACGCGGACGATCGACCGGTGGACCTGGTGCAGCACCACCACGCCCACGTGGTGTCGCTGTTGGCCGAGCACGGCCGCATCGGCGAACCCATCGTCGGGGTCTCCTTCGACGGCACGGGTTACGGCAGCGACCGGACGATCTGGGGCGGGGAGATCCTCGCGCTCGGGCATGACAGCCACCGTTTCGTGCGGGTGGGGCATCTGTTGCCGGTCCCGCTGCCGGGCGGCGACGCCGCGGTGCGCAATCCCTGGCGGGTGGCGCTGTCGGCGTTGTGGATGGCCGACATCGACTGGACCCCGGATCTGGCGCCGGTCGCCGCGGCAACGCCGGACGAATTGCGGCTCACCCGTTCGCAATTGGAGAGCGGCGTGGGATGTGTCCCGTGTTCGAGCATGGGCCGGCTGTTCGACGCGGTCGCCTCCCTGCTCGGGGTGCGGCACCGGATCGACTACGAGGGCCAGGCCGCCATCGAACTCGAGGCGCTGGCCGACTCGGCGCCCGGCCGGCCTGGCCCGTCACTGCCACTCACGGTGCGGGCCGACGGGGTGATCGATCCGGCCACGCTGGTGCAAACGCTGGTGTCGGCCCTGCGCGCCGGCACGCCGCCGGTGCTGCTGGCGGCGGCCTTCCACCGGGCCGTCGCGGACGCCGTCGCGAAGGTGGTCGGTCAGGTGGCCGGCGAGGTGCGGCTGGTGGGCCTCACCGGTGGGGTGTTCCAGAATGTGCTGTTGCTGCGCGCGTGCCGGGAGCGGTTGCGGCTGGCAGGATTTGACGTGCTGACCCATCACACCGTTCCGCCCAACGACGGCGGGCTGGCGCTGGGTCAGGCGGTGGTCGGCATGCTGGCGGGGCTAGGGGAGGCGAAACGGTGA
- a CDS encoding HypC/HybG/HupF family hydrogenase formation chaperone, producing the protein MTGATGIDRGLGADLAADLAATAFTLARRFAAGATMWSIAPSWEPHALHIAVEFVHPVIMGKRALPAVALTGPGLVDLARVSVRPGDLVVAIAAADDAQVRSVMRRTPAWGATTVWIGSGQRPSAGRADHVLWLDDPDPRAPATGGFVLLYHLLWELTHVCFEHPGLLKPGDADDVCVTCGDEGRLGEVVAASDDGLAAVRTARGIEDVATTLVGPVAAGDLVLVHAGTAIGRVGDEEDDS; encoded by the coding sequence GTGACGGGCGCTACCGGTATCGATCGCGGGCTTGGCGCCGACCTGGCCGCCGACCTGGCCGCTACCGCGTTCACGCTGGCCAGACGGTTCGCGGCGGGCGCCACGATGTGGTCCATCGCGCCGTCCTGGGAACCGCATGCCCTGCACATCGCGGTCGAGTTCGTGCATCCGGTGATCATGGGCAAGCGGGCCTTGCCGGCGGTGGCGCTGACCGGCCCCGGCCTGGTGGACCTGGCGCGGGTGTCGGTGCGGCCCGGCGACCTCGTGGTCGCGATCGCCGCTGCGGACGACGCGCAGGTGCGTTCGGTGATGCGCCGCACCCCGGCGTGGGGTGCCACCACCGTGTGGATCGGCAGCGGCCAGCGACCTTCGGCGGGCAGGGCGGACCACGTGCTGTGGCTCGACGATCCGGACCCCCGAGCGCCCGCGACCGGTGGCTTCGTGCTGTTGTATCACCTGTTGTGGGAGTTGACCCATGTCTGTTTTGAGCATCCGGGGTTGCTCAAGCCGGGGGATGCCGACGACGTCTGTGTCACGTGTGGTGACGAGGGTCGTTTGGGTGAGGTGGTGGCCGCCTCGGACGACGGGCTGGCCGCGGTGCGCACCGCGCGCGGCATCGAGGACGTGGCGACGACGCTGGTCGGCCCGGTCGCCGCCGGCGATCTGGTGCTGGTGCACGCCGGTACCGCGATCGGCCGCGTCGGCGACGAGGAGGACGATTCATGA
- a CDS encoding D-sedoheptulose-7-phosphate isomerase, with protein MTHDEPTNFLYPFIDAAEDDADSLLADLTASAQAKAAESLALRRWTLEANAELLARTAAEMARRFATGGRLFTFGNGGSCTDSTILAGLFAHPPVGKSLPAWSLTADQAILTALGNDVGFELVFARQLIARARTGDIAIAMSTSGNSPNLLTALAEARRRGLYTVGFAGYDGGAFADNPDVDACFVVRSQSVHRIQESQALLGYRLWLATHEHVDDRGAA; from the coding sequence ATGACGCACGACGAGCCGACCAACTTCCTGTATCCGTTCATCGACGCAGCCGAAGACGACGCCGACTCGCTGCTTGCCGACCTGACCGCGTCGGCGCAGGCCAAGGCGGCCGAGAGCCTGGCCCTGAGACGCTGGACACTGGAAGCCAATGCCGAGTTGCTGGCGCGGACCGCAGCGGAGATGGCGCGCCGTTTCGCGACGGGTGGGCGGTTGTTCACCTTCGGAAACGGCGGCAGCTGCACGGATTCGACCATCCTGGCGGGGCTGTTCGCCCACCCGCCGGTCGGAAAATCCCTGCCGGCCTGGTCGTTGACCGCCGACCAGGCGATCCTGACCGCGCTGGGCAACGATGTGGGATTCGAGTTAGTGTTCGCCCGCCAGTTGATCGCGCGCGCGAGGACCGGCGACATCGCGATCGCCATGTCGACCAGCGGCAATTCGCCCAACCTGCTCACCGCGCTGGCCGAGGCGCGCCGGCGTGGCCTGTATACCGTCGGTTTCGCCGGATACGACGGCGGCGCGTTTGCCGACAATCCCGACGTGGACGCCTGCTTCGTGGTTCGCTCCCAAAGCGTGCACCGGATCCAGGAATCCCAAGCGCTGCTGGGCTATCGGCTGTGGTTGGCCACCCATGAACACGTCGATGATCGGGGCGCGGCGTGA
- the hypE gene encoding hydrogenase expression/formation protein HypE: MSRPASEYLSSGPRFGEGEVGERIESFRRRRPRLLDDHVTLAHGAGGKASAALIDAVFVEAFRNPPLESLGDSAVLALPGGERIAMSTDSFVVAPRRFPGGCLGELAVYGTCNDLAVAGAVPAWIAAAFVLEEGFGIAELKRIVADMAAAASHAGVQIVTGDTKVVPKGAADGVLVTTTGAGVIPAGRRLSAQSVRAGDKVLLSGSMGDHGMAVMLARGDLGIEANIASDTASVSPLVELLLAAAPSTRWLRDATRGGVGTVCNELAAACGLGVLLTEERLPVRPTVNGACELLGIDPLYVANEGKFVAVVAPEEAQVGLAALRSHPLGAEAVEIGEIVAEPAECVVLRTGFGGTRIVEMLVGDPLPRIC; this comes from the coding sequence GTGAGCAGACCGGCAAGCGAATACCTGTCCTCGGGGCCGCGGTTCGGCGAGGGCGAGGTCGGCGAGCGGATCGAATCGTTCCGGCGGCGCCGTCCCCGCCTGCTCGACGATCACGTGACGCTGGCGCACGGGGCGGGCGGGAAGGCCTCGGCGGCGCTTATCGACGCGGTGTTCGTGGAGGCGTTCCGCAATCCGCCGCTGGAATCGCTCGGCGACAGCGCGGTGCTGGCCTTGCCCGGCGGCGAGCGAATCGCGATGTCCACCGATTCGTTTGTGGTGGCGCCGCGTCGTTTTCCCGGCGGCTGCCTCGGCGAGCTCGCGGTGTACGGAACCTGCAACGACCTGGCGGTGGCCGGGGCGGTGCCGGCCTGGATCGCCGCGGCGTTCGTGCTCGAAGAGGGCTTCGGAATCGCCGAACTCAAACGGATCGTCGCCGACATGGCGGCGGCGGCCTCCCACGCCGGGGTGCAGATCGTCACCGGCGACACCAAGGTGGTGCCCAAGGGCGCCGCCGATGGCGTGTTGGTCACCACCACCGGCGCCGGCGTCATTCCCGCGGGGCGACGGCTGTCGGCACAATCGGTGCGCGCCGGGGACAAGGTGTTGTTGTCCGGGTCGATGGGCGATCACGGCATGGCGGTGATGCTCGCCCGGGGCGATTTGGGGATCGAGGCCAACATCGCCTCCGACACGGCCTCCGTCAGCCCGCTCGTGGAACTGCTGCTGGCGGCCGCGCCGTCGACCCGCTGGCTGCGCGACGCCACGCGGGGCGGGGTGGGCACCGTGTGCAACGAACTGGCGGCGGCGTGCGGTCTGGGGGTGCTGCTCACCGAGGAGCGACTTCCGGTGCGGCCCACGGTGAATGGCGCCTGCGAACTGCTGGGCATCGACCCGCTCTACGTCGCCAACGAGGGCAAGTTCGTCGCCGTCGTCGCGCCGGAGGAGGCCCAGGTGGGGCTGGCCGCGCTGCGCTCGCATCCTTTGGGCGCCGAGGCGGTCGAGATCGGGGAAATCGTCGCCGAGCCAGCGGAATGCGTGGTGCTGCGTACCGGGTTCGGCGGCACCCGCATCGTCGAGATGCTCGTCGGCGACCCGCTGCCGCGAATCTGCTGA
- a CDS encoding HypC/HybG/HupF family hydrogenase formation chaperone, with product MCLGIPGRIVEITDPANYLARVDVGGVQRTISVRLLEDDMPEPDDWVLVHVGFAMAKIDETEALLTLAAVQKLGEAYATELEAFDSSAIG from the coding sequence ATGTGCCTGGGGATTCCGGGCCGGATCGTCGAGATCACCGATCCGGCAAACTATTTGGCGAGGGTCGACGTCGGCGGTGTGCAACGCACCATCAGCGTGCGATTACTGGAAGACGACATGCCCGAACCCGACGACTGGGTACTGGTGCACGTCGGTTTCGCTATGGCCAAGATCGACGAAACCGAGGCCTTGCTCACCCTGGCCGCCGTCCAAAAGCTCGGCGAGGCGTACGCCACCGAACTGGAGGCCTTCGACTCGTCGGCCATCGGCTAG